CCGCGCCAGAATGCCCAGCACCAGCCCGGACAACAACAACACGGCAAGTATCGGGGCGCTGAAACGGATGGCCAGGACAAACATGTGCCCGGTCAACTCCATGATGAACGGCACGGCCTCAGACGAAAAATCAAGCAGTCCGGGTGGCAACTGGCGATAGGAATCGACCATGGCTTCGATAAACAGATGATGCACATCCAGAGCCAGAAACACCAGAATGGCAAAAACATTCTGAAACTGCGAGACCAAAGACACCTGACGCTGGTTTTGCGGGTCGTAGACATTAGCCGCCGCAAACCCCATCTGATAACCGACAATCGTGCCGCCAAACTCGACCGCGGTAAAAATCAGTCGGGCGATAAAACCCATCATAATGCCCAACAACGCTTCATTGGCGATCAGCAG
This region of uncultured Desulfuromonas sp. genomic DNA includes:
- the fliR gene encoding flagellar biosynthetic protein FliR translates to MELLLFPVDKLQLALICLARVAAILGSMPVYGSGQVPARAKVILALFVTFLIFPGVEPLLPSYSFQPLPLMLLIANEALLGIMMGFIARLIFTAVEFGGTIVGYQMGFAAANVYDPQNQRQVSLVSQFQNVFAILVFLALDVHHLFIEAMVDSYRQLPPGLLDFSSEAVPFIMELTGHMFVLAIRFSAPILAVLLLSGLVLGILARVFPQLNVFLLSFPINIGMAFIIIGLTMDMVVAMLNREFFALPETFAQLLYYLGN